The Ziziphus jujuba cultivar Dongzao chromosome 12, ASM3175591v1 sequence TCAGAAAAAAAAGCATACCTCAGCCCTGTTTTTGATACCATCTCTAACTCTTCCATGGccatccttattattattattattattccaatGCATTTGCTGGTTCAATCTCAAACTAaccttatcatcatcatcatccaccTTCTCTGCAATCTGTTTCCCACCATTTCCATTACCATTATTATTCATCAAATAGATCTCCATGATCTTCTCCGCTGCTTCCTCTTCGTTTTTGCTTTCCTTCATCAACTTCTCAACCTCCGCTTTCGGCAATCTCATCCTCACCCTCACACCACCACCATTTTCCGATACTCCTCCTTTTGTCATCATCTCATCTTGGGAAATGTATGTCGGTTTCATGATCGAAAGGTCGGAAATCGATCTCCGAGCCAGCATCAAATTCTCAAGCCTGTCTTTGGCGCTCATGTTTATGCCCGATCTCACTCTCCTTGGAACTTGCTCTTTTTGAACTTTAGGCAATTCCACAAGGAAATACAGCCTCTTTGGCTGCAATTCTTGGTGAGGTTCTAGAGGCTTAGCTCTTGTTCCGAAATGCTTCACGGATTCTGATTCTAACAACACGTGACCTGGGTAGTCCTTCACTACCTCATTGGCTTGGATCGGTGTCTTCAATTTGAATGTCTCACCGTTTATTTTCATCACTTTGGTTGTCTTCTTGCCTCCCAAGCTGTTTCCCATTTTTTGGaactaacaaaaagaaaaaaagagcgaAAATTTCAGAGTTTATAAAGCTCTCTATGAAAATGAAATGggtttgtttaatttgtttcttGCTAGTTTGGAGGGATATATGCGTTTCTTCTCTCCCCAAAAGCCTTAAAAATAAGGTTCATATGGTAatggggtatttatttgttggtggGTGTGAGATAAGGACAtggtttttgtttggtttttgggTCAACAAAGAAgggcaaaaaaaatttaggacCCGGCTCGTGGacatggtgatttttttttttgggtaattgacTAGTGGACATGGTTTAGTTTTTGATGGAAATTAAAAGATAGCACGTGTATGCTTccgctttcattttatttattaattattaactaaCATTTCgtgtatttgtgtgtgtgtgtatttaaaaaaaaaaattgtcatttgTTACTATGGTAATGGAGCACCATCAGAACTAAATGTTAATTAGTTATGCATTGATAAATTATGCATCgaattttttttggatgatcTAATATATCAAATCACGTGTAGTTCCTACCGATGACAACAACAAATAGGATTTTGCAAAACAATTATATGCAAGGAATTGGATTGATGATCACTGATAGagacaaataaagaaattttttttttgtttttggtattttgttcgtttgcttttttatttttttattttttttttcctatgctTTTCAATATTCATTTTCAACAACCACTTTCATCTTTTAGATGAAAAATTAGCTCCCTATATGGCCCGTGATGAGTGGAACAAATATGATTGCATAATTGTATGTGTTTTCGTCTTCCATGTAAACTAAttgtttaaaacaaataaataaaaaagtcttACGGTAATTGCGGCGAAGATTCAAGATGAATGTTGAATTCTCATAGCTAATATGATTTTGACTTTTGCTAATTTACTTTgggaaattttctttctttttatggaCACAAAGGGATTGAAAATCTGGTGGGACTAATTGAActctttttgatatatatatatatatatatatatatatttttatattaagctTTTGCATATATTGATTACTAATCACGGACTACGTACAAAGTCAGAAATTGTAGTCGGCTCAACAACGTGGAAGAGAGTTGAATTTTTCAAACACCATGTTGGAAAGATTGGATTAAATTTCACTGCTTGACAGGATATTCTATGCTTCCGCTCATATTTGGTTACTTTTTCCGTTGTAGATCTTTGCATAacattcaattgaaaaaaaaagaaaaaaaaaagggtcataATGTGGAAATATGGGTTATTTTAACATGCAAAGTTAcgtaatgaaaataattaaaataaggtTTTCAAAGTTGCATGCTAATACTAGAAAATTGACAAGCTCAAGGTGAACTTGAAGGCATGCATTCCCACTTGTGCGACTAATTCTCGGCTTTCAACTTGTTATCTATATAACTGAAATAAGATTCACACCCAGCTTAATCCCCTCTATTTCCACGAAATTCTTtgaacttcaaatttttttttttttaatatcaaattttttgtttaatgtaTTTGATTCATGATATGAAAGTagttttcatttgatttattcataaattttataattgatttataaaaataaaaataaaaatcaactgtttcaaatatagaatttaaaattagtttaactaaatatttataattatctaAAGAAGACAGAAAGAAAAACCTTAAAAGATTTTAGGTCTCACCATCTTTTCTTTgtgattttgaaaattcaatttttaaaataaaaaaaatatatattatttggctTATAAATATTgttgtcaaaattttgaaaacagagGAAATCTGTTATGAAAATAACCCCACCAAACTGTTTTTCATATTTGCCATTAATTTCCATTCCGCTCCTATACCATTTTTTATCGTATTGGCACTTCAGCTTCATGACAAAATGTTTTCAATAACGTCCAATATGGTCACGatgaaaagtaaaattcaaaCCAAGTTATGCAACGGCTTCATAGCAAGGAAAAGGGGAAAAAGGACAGAATAGCATTCCTTATCCCTGACCACCATATCGCTTtcaacttttactttttttttttttatatttttaggttTGTATTACTTTTATAGATTGTGGCTCAGTTGGACTAGGATTGAATTTTTGCATGAAGCTTTTGAACTCGTGCTTTGTTGTACAAAACTTACCAAACCAAAAgtatatgataataatatgaTATCAGCAAGCAGGGAAACAAATTGCTGTGCGTCTAATAAACGTGCTTATTGACTTCCACAAAAGTGTCATCGAATAAGAATATTTCTTCAACGGGCAAAAAAATatcgaaaaagaaaagaaccattaaaaattaaaattaaaattaaaaaaaggttaACTGCCCTATCCTTAATCTTATCTATTCTCTTCCTCTGTGACTGAGAGAACCTGTAAACTTTACAATGCTGGAGTTGACAGAAGGAACATGGCAATTTCTTTATTGTAATCTATAAAAAGGATCCaagctttctttttttgacaGTTCTACTTTATTCAACAGATTGACCTTTTACTGTACAAAGACCCAAGAAATTATGATATAATGATTCAGTCTAATCATATATAagatataatgataataacaaaagaaggaaaatgggTAACTTTTTCATTCCTGTAGGTTTCTAATTCTGcctttcttgttttttcaaatCTAAAAAGATTCGATCGGgaatatataatataggttACAGAgagtaaatttttatattgtctGCTGTGTATTCACCAGTATTTATTTCAGAAACTTGAATCCGGATGAAATTAAACAGTGAACAGAGAGTGAAAGCAATTTATGCTTTTCATTGTAATTATTAATCAATTCAAACGGAGTGACTAgacaggaaaagaaattattgtagtaaagAATATTGTAACAAACATAAGTATCAAATGAATTTATACACTCTtgcagaagggaaaaaaaacataCAGAAAAGCGTTGAGACTTAGCCTTATTATCTCAAGCTTGTATTCTCAGTTTCacaccagaaaaagaaatagtgTAACATTAGTTgagaataaattgaaaaaataaaatgaaacaaatgaaATTCCATGGTACAATTGTACCTTGTTAGACCTGCTGTAATTTTCGAAGATGTTCCAACAAAGAAGTAGCCTTCCGTTTGGCCCTCTCAGTGCCACTCTTTGCGAGTTCTGACAAGGGTATGACTGCACCAAGCCTACTTATGGAGGCAAGGTTCTCGGTATCTCTTTTGCACAAGGCAAGTAAAATAGCAGCTGCATTCTCTTTGTTCCGTGGCAGACCTGTCCTCATTAGATCTATCAATACAGGTATAGTGCCGGCCTTTACAATGGCAACTTTCGCTTCTTGATGGCTAGCAAGAACAGACATAATAGTAAGAGCTTCATCAACCATGCCATTGCTAAAATCTGTGAGCATCTTCAGTAATGCTGCGATTATGCCCGCCCTGACAGCCCTCCCCTTGTTTCCCTGATAAATGCACAAATTGAATAATGCGGTTGCAGCATCCTTCTTCCCTCTAGTGCTCCCATTTTGGAGCAAATCCACCAGTGCTGGGATTGCTCCCGAGGCaccaattattattttgttctcaTCCGCAAGAGACAAACTAAAAAGGGTTGCAGCAGCATTTTCTCTGGCTTCCATGCTCCCAGCTCTGAGCACTTGGACAATAGAAGGAATGGCACCAGCTAGCATTATAAGTCCCTTGTTATTTTCATAAATAGAGAGATTAAGAATAGAAGTGACTGCATTCTCCTGTGTTAACACATCTTCTGTTGTTAAAAGGTTGACCAGAATAGGTATGGCACCTGCTTCAGCAATTAGTATTCGGTTATCTGTGCTCCTTTTGGACAGTGATCGGATTTCAGTTGCAGCAGCTCTATGCTCCTCAATCGACCGGCTAGACAGCTTGTGTACCAGGGCTTCAATTACTGCTATATCCCCACTAACATCACGAAATGATCcgtcacttttttttattttcccattaGTCAATCCCGTTGGTTGTTCAATATTGTGTGTATGACACCACTGATTAATTAGACTTCTCAAAACATAGTTTGGAGTTAGCGTCAAATTTTCCAGCTTTTGCTGAGTTTTCGGACATGTTTTGTTCCCACAATCTATCCATCTCTGTATATATGATCTCTCATATGTCTACAAAATTTGGAGAAAGATACATCAGCCCCTATATATAATCATGACTGTGAACCATTAAAGTTGCAAAGCAAGAAGTCcacgaaaacaaaaataagaatgaTTAAATGGCATCTCTATGAATAATACCTGTCCCGTGGCCACAATAACCGGATCCCTCATTAGTTCCAGGGATATTGGGCATAGATAATCATCAGGAATTATTAATGAATCAGGTTTCTTGATTTCATCCAGATTTTTACTAGCTGGATTCTCTTTTCTATCAGCATCCTTGTCATTGGTTGAACATAAATCAGGAGTTGAAGAAGAGGTCCTCAGCACTTCTGATTTCTGAATCATCTGATGATCTACATTATGGCTTTTCAGGCTTTCAGTTCTCCGAATAGCATTCGGCTTTACGGTAACTTCAAGATCATAATTACCAGTATTCTCTTTATGCAAGCCATGTACCATTTTTCCCGATTCAACCTGAATTTCTTTGTCCAGAGGATGGGATGAAGGATAAAAGGATATCTTCATAGAATTCATAGACCCATATCTTTCAGTGGCTCTTTTTAATTGAGCTCTCACCAAATCAACCTAGATAAGAATGAATCAGCAAATAAAGTTAAACCCAAAAAGGGTCAAAACAACAGCATCAAATAGTTTTTTCAATTCTTACCTGTTCCTGAACTTCCTCTGAGATTTCATAATGATCATATGGTAAATTACCCAGCGCTTTCTCCAATTTCCACGTCACACATTGAAATTGAAAGGCGATCTTTTTGGAAGCTCCCtccttaaaaaagtaaaaatcaagATGTAGGACATTTCAGACACAAATCTTTAGAGTAAATGTATATACCCATTACAGAATCTTTAGCaagatcaaaattttcaaaccccAATAATtaacccaataaaaaaaaaaaaaagtcaattcaATCCCCTTTCGATGTCAATATTCAGGTAAATTAGAAACAATAGGCTTCACATCTCCAAATATAGATTCACGCGTAATGCAGCTTTGGGCATCAAGAAAACGATGTTGACTCGCTGAGCTTCGCTCATTTCCACatcaaaaaattacatattttctGATTTAAACCCACCAAAAGCTGCAGAGTAAAAagacccaattttttttttttagcaagcTTAATCACTACTAACTTTTGTTATCCAAGTGGGGATCGATCATGGCGAGCTAAGAATAATTCAAATTACGTTAAATTCACAAATTAGAACGCACATTTCGGAGAACCCCACTTAATCGATTCCAGTAACTAGCAGGACAGATCTCAAAAATCCATAAAAGGGCTGTGCATTTTACACATTGATCTGTTTGGAAGGTGAGAAAAtgtaggaaaaaaaatgagagagaaagagacaacTTACAAGAGGGGCATTATCGGAATGGAAGTTGGCAACGACCAAAAGGAGACGCTTAGCAGCTTGGAGAGCAACCACCAGATCAGTCACCCAAGACTCCTTCGaagaaacagaagaagaagatgaagatggtgAAGAAGAAGTCGATGCATCCAACGGCATAAAGTTCAAATGGGTTCCTTTGAAGTCCCTTATCTCTTCGAACAGATGCGAAAGCAAGGCGATTCGACGGACGAGATCCGTTCCGTCTTTCTTGAAAGCACCGCCACCAATGGACACCCCAACGACGTCGTGCACCAACTTCAGCAGCTCCGGCGAACGGTCCTCGCCGTCTCCGGCGACTTCGCAGGCCATTGCCCCTACTTTAGCCGTACgctctctttccctctctctctctctctctctctctctctctctctctctatctgtctgtctgtctgtctgtctgtcttTTGTAGTCTTGTGTTTTCAGCTTTCAGCTACTTttcggtttttatttatttatttatttctactaCTCTCTCTCGCAGTGGCCGAaccttttattaaaatattattttattttttacatttaccGCAATTTCATCGAGTTTAAAATGCCTGCCTCCCTTTAATTTTCtcagaaattattattatttaattaatttgcagataattttattttatttattattattattattttttttttaaaggaagaaAATGATTTAAGTAGAACAGAAAATGAAGAAACCGAGAATCTCGGGTGGGGAAAATGGGAACAAATAGGATACAGTTGGAATTGGAATATTATGATTTGTGTTTACAACTTATATCCCACCCAACCAAACTCTTCTCTATCTCTCtacttctctctttctctctctaaaagctTTCATTTTCTATATGTCTTACTACCAAATGTCTAGCTCAGCTAAGTCTTTTTGCCAGCCTGTAAAGTCATTCTCTTTtctccttttctaaattttttttttttataaatttcattttattattgaaattaattcGGTCACAATTTAATTTGTGATCAATTTGTACTTTtagtttcaaatttttctttctatctCAAAAAACTTATCTTAATTGTAGACATGTATTCAATTTATgcctaaaaaatttataaaacttgATACCATTGCAAAAGCAAAATGTATGTACTTTGtttaaacaaaaatcaaaacatattaGTAAAATTTGTAaagagaaaatcaaattgatacaaatttttatttcaagttttttctctcttcttaaCCAATTAATTATACCATATCAACAAAAATTTAGGAtttgattattgttttaaaGGATATATAGCTCATTCGATCACCTTAATAATCACTTTTAAAGCTGAAGATACAAGccattgccttttcttttctttctttttttttttttttttttttgggtgagaaATTAAGGATGGTTCTATAGTGGTCATTCTTAGAATAGGAGGAGGGCGTTTTCTGAATTATTGTAATTTCTTAGAGCATATTAAATTATGAGTAAGATATTGATAATACAGAAGGTTTAGCAATtctaaataatgtttggtatgCATGAATGAATTGGCATAAGATACATTTCCAATAATTACAAGTTTTTGACCTttgacatatataattaaatgaatgTGCCAGgaatgtttctttctttctttttttttttttttcttggggggtggtggtggtggtgtgtggtatgtatattaatttcatattgatTTAAGTGTTTCACTCTTATTCTTttactagaaaaagaaaatgaaaaaagaaaaaaagaaaaattctataATGGCATGGGAATGGTATTGACCAAACCCTGaatatatatggaatttgagtataattatttttagaataaaaacataaatatatacatatttttttttattataatattggcATCCTTTAAAATTAGAATTAATTAGTCGTTTACTAGATGCTTGTTTCAttgttttgtgttttaattttttttttttttttgggtatatagttttgtgttttaattataacaaCTATATATTAGATGCTATTTGTTAGAGTAGTTAGTCGTTTTTTTCGAAATATTAGATGCTCATAGTTTAGATGTAAAAATTGCATTGTTTTTTCCAATAGAGAGGAaagtaaaataacataaaactgATTAACTGATGAAGAATATTATTTTGAAgcgaatatatacatatatgctgcTTTATctccaaaaatcaaaaactgGAATATTTAATCACCAAACATAGTTTGACGTGGAGCCTTCTCATTCACCTAATGGACCAACACAAGTTGCAATTAATTTTTAGCCAGCCATGCTTATTTAGGCttcacaaattaattattttctttattttattttttggctaagAGATTTCCCTGAAGATAGGTAGCAGGTAGCGATTCtataatacatatacatatcataCAGAGTAATGTTATGTTGGTGCATATATCccttataaaatagaaatatattgaTGCATTCAATACTGAGAATATTACATTAACTAAAGattcaaaactaaaattttaattaaataattgataacTTTTTGTAATTACTATGTCAATAGATATTCAATATCAAATAGAAACTATATTTTCAACAAATCAAACATGATATTATGCATACACAAATGTATTTAACGAGAGAAGAGAGGCAAATAAACATACTAATGAAtcgtttgtatatatatatatatatatatacatacatacataaatgtgtttaataacaaataaaaatattataaagactTGTTTGATTAAAATgatggataaataaatttagttcaATTGGTAagttatttatacatatatttaaaaaattataaatatgaaacattgaactaaaaaataattattataaatgataaaaaaataaaataaataatttgctaTATGGATCCATTACTCtagtaaatttgttttattattttggctgGTTTGATGTCAATTACATATTAATTaggaatatacatatattttatgtatattattcttaattttttttcccttttttatattgataaatcaagaatgtatattatattagcaccttcttcattttcaaattaaacagatgagattgttgttgttgttgttgttgttgttgtttcccCGGCCACAACAGATGAGAagaaattatgaattaaaaaaaagacaatCAGTCACGAGACACAACAATAACTTAGGCAGGGTACGCGGCCAGCAACAATAGGCATAGGGGGCGGGTTCTTCAATTTGTGCTTGCATTGGAAATATCTCTTTTTACCTTTTTCATCTAACGAACCAACTCAAACCATATTAGTACCCAAAccacaagaaaaatattaatatcaaaagaaaataaataaataaataaataacaaacccAAATAGATCATCTTTAACCAAACTCTCTATGTAAAGTTCGCACatagaataataatattccTATTCATCTGGTAACAAAATGTGACTatttccaattatatataataataaaaataattataatgataataTGTTGCCTTTTTGTTGGTTGACCTTTTGTAGTGAAAAATTTAATTAGCTAAGGGGCCTGATATTTCCTTTAAACATTGTTTAACAACAATGAGATTGAATATGGAAGTTTGTATACAGTAATTACGGTGCAGACAAAAA is a genomic window containing:
- the LOC107418234 gene encoding uncharacterized protein At1g66480, producing MGNSLGGKKTTKVMKINGETFKLKTPIQANEVVKDYPGHVLLESESVKHFGTRAKPLEPHQELQPKRLYFLVELPKVQKEQVPRRVRSGINMSAKDRLENLMLARRSISDLSIMKPTYISQDEMMTKGGVSENGGGVRVRMRLPKAEVEKLMKESKNEEEAAEKIMEIYLMNNNGNGNGGKQIAEKVDDDDDKVSLRLNQQMHWNNNNNNKDGHGRVRDGIKNRAEKRVSFCPINEGEIQIAVA
- the LOC107418223 gene encoding U-box domain-containing protein 11, encoding MACEVAGDGEDRSPELLKLVHDVVGVSIGGGAFKKDGTDLVRRIALLSHLFEEIRDFKGTHLNFMPLDASTSSSPSSSSSSVSSKESWVTDLVVALQAAKRLLLVVANFHSDNAPLEGASKKIAFQFQCVTWKLEKALGNLPYDHYEISEEVQEQVDLVRAQLKRATERYGSMNSMKISFYPSSHPLDKEIQVESGKMVHGLHKENTGNYDLEVTVKPNAIRRTESLKSHNVDHQMIQKSEVLRTSSSTPDLCSTNDKDADRKENPASKNLDEIKKPDSLIIPDDYLCPISLELMRDPVIVATGQTYERSYIQRWIDCGNKTCPKTQQKLENLTLTPNYVLRSLINQWCHTHNIEQPTGLTNGKIKKSDGSFRDVSGDIAVIEALVHKLSSRSIEEHRAAATEIRSLSKRSTDNRILIAEAGAIPILVNLLTTEDVLTQENAVTSILNLSIYENNKGLIMLAGAIPSIVQVLRAGSMEARENAAATLFSLSLADENKIIIGASGAIPALVDLLQNGSTRGKKDAATALFNLCIYQGNKGRAVRAGIIAALLKMLTDFSNGMVDEALTIMSVLASHQEAKVAIVKAGTIPVLIDLMRTGLPRNKENAAAILLALCKRDTENLASISRLGAVIPLSELAKSGTERAKRKATSLLEHLRKLQQV